The following are encoded in a window of Methylicorpusculum oleiharenae genomic DNA:
- a CDS encoding L,D-transpeptidase family protein encodes MKSIAIIIAGLALTGLLSACSGHKPVKTVSTSKESATKAVKPQARADRNLYYLPPPPMPDQRTVEDVLQAYGPYATNKLAHYFAKAKVAYPPREVTFIALKQERKLELWAKDSGEFRFIRDYNIQAASGVAGPKLRQGDKQVPEGIYRIVGLNPNSNYHLSMKLNYPNEFDLFHAWQEGRAHPGSDIFIHGKAASIGCLAMGDEAIEELFVLAAQVGTDNMKVVIAPHDPRTYPLEAGIFGLPEWTHELYWNISREIKALSPVEKSAKKGL; translated from the coding sequence ATGAAATCAATAGCCATAATCATTGCCGGCTTGGCTTTGACAGGATTACTCAGCGCATGTTCCGGGCACAAACCCGTAAAGACGGTCAGCACCAGCAAGGAAAGCGCTACTAAAGCGGTCAAACCTCAGGCACGAGCCGATCGGAATCTGTATTACCTGCCGCCTCCGCCGATGCCCGATCAACGGACTGTGGAGGATGTTCTGCAAGCATACGGCCCGTATGCGACAAACAAACTCGCCCATTATTTCGCCAAGGCCAAGGTGGCTTATCCCCCTCGGGAAGTCACCTTCATCGCCTTGAAACAGGAAAGGAAACTGGAACTCTGGGCCAAAGATAGCGGCGAGTTCCGTTTTATTCGCGACTATAACATCCAGGCGGCCAGTGGCGTGGCCGGTCCCAAATTGCGCCAAGGCGACAAACAAGTGCCGGAAGGAATTTACCGCATCGTGGGACTCAATCCCAACAGCAATTACCACTTGTCGATGAAATTAAATTACCCCAACGAATTCGATCTCTTTCATGCCTGGCAGGAAGGGCGTGCCCATCCGGGGTCGGATATTTTCATTCATGGCAAAGCCGCCTCTATCGGTTGCCTGGCCATGGGCGATGAAGCGATAGAAGAACTGTTCGTTCTAGCCGCGCAAGTGGGTACCGATAATATGAAAGTCGTGATTGCTCCGCATGACCCCAGGACCTATCCTCTGGAGGCTGGCATCTTTGGTCTTCCGGAATGGACCCATGAACTCTATTGGAACATTTCCCGTGAAATCAAAGCCCTTTCACCGGTGGAGAAGTCCGCAAAAAAGGGCTTGTGA